A single region of the Selenomonas sp. oral taxon 920 genome encodes:
- a CDS encoding class II fructose-bisphosphate aldolase — MPLVTSKELLLDAQKGGYAVGAFNVENMEMVMAVLAAAEETSSPVIMQTTPGTIRFAGLDYYLANVRAAAERTKIPVVMHLDHGDSLNMAMQAYRAGYTSIMIDGSKLPFADNIALTKTVTDACHPGNIPVEGELGKVGGKEDDLENEDGSPYTDPDEAAEFVKRTNVDFLAVGIGTSHGVYKGTPCVNVDCLSAIRSVVDIPLVMHGTSGVPDEQVRDCISRGICKVNYATDLRIAFTRGIKAYMQEHPDAFDPKKYAAQGMKEVQAYVMQKMDVLGSTGKA, encoded by the coding sequence ATGCCACTCGTAACAAGTAAGGAGCTTCTGCTCGATGCGCAGAAAGGCGGCTACGCGGTCGGTGCATTCAACGTGGAGAATATGGAAATGGTCATGGCGGTACTCGCCGCCGCAGAGGAGACATCCTCCCCTGTCATTATGCAGACGACACCAGGTACCATCCGTTTTGCGGGGCTGGATTACTATCTTGCAAATGTACGTGCAGCTGCCGAACGGACAAAAATTCCTGTCGTGATGCATTTAGATCATGGCGACAGCCTCAATATGGCAATGCAGGCCTATCGCGCCGGCTACACCTCCATCATGATCGACGGCTCAAAGCTCCCCTTTGCTGACAATATTGCACTTACAAAAACTGTAACGGATGCCTGCCACCCCGGAAATATTCCCGTAGAGGGAGAACTTGGAAAGGTTGGCGGAAAAGAGGACGATCTCGAAAATGAGGACGGCAGTCCATACACAGATCCTGACGAAGCCGCAGAGTTCGTCAAACGCACAAACGTAGATTTTCTTGCCGTCGGTATCGGCACCTCACACGGCGTCTACAAGGGAACGCCCTGCGTCAATGTGGATTGCCTGAGCGCCATTCGTTCCGTTGTTGATATCCCTCTCGTCATGCACGGAACTTCCGGCGTTCCCGATGAGCAGGTTCGTGACTGCATTAGCCGCGGCATCTGCAAGGTCAACTACGCAACGGACCTGCGCATCGCCTTCACGCGTGGCATCAAGGCATATATGCAGGAACATCCGGACGCCTTTGACCCAAAGAAATATGCTGCACAAGGCATGAAAGAGGTTCAGGCGTACGTCATGCAGAAAATGGATGTCCTCGGCAGTACGGGAAAAGCATAA
- a CDS encoding 1-phosphofructokinase, with translation MIYTLTTNPAIDMNICTNGLEPRKVNRTFDAVYTPNGKGLNVSFVLHHFGIASKIMGFFGGFSGSYIVEESRRRGFEVIPVIVDDITRINIFLNDGTTEYKLVNDGALVPREKQQEMLECIRAATDMTHLSISGSLPQGIEPSYYDEIFDICRERGIRIILDISSAKLRDLLHWNPLLIKPNDEELEKIFGIRVKTEQDITEALSFLHAEGAQNVLLTLGEHGAYFSNGNAVYFASARPIQLLSSACAGDAALAAFLSIWLEHPENVADALKNMAAVGANVAESNALGTLSRVDEYKKDIQVRRVK, from the coding sequence ATGATCTATACATTGACAACGAACCCTGCCATTGACATGAATATTTGCACAAACGGCTTGGAGCCGCGCAAGGTGAACCGCACCTTCGATGCAGTCTACACTCCGAATGGAAAGGGGCTCAATGTCAGCTTCGTTCTGCATCATTTCGGCATAGCGTCAAAGATCATGGGATTCTTCGGTGGATTCTCCGGCAGCTATATTGTAGAGGAGTCCCGCAGACGAGGGTTTGAGGTAATTCCCGTCATAGTCGACGACATTACACGCATCAATATTTTTCTGAACGACGGCACAACGGAGTATAAGCTCGTAAACGACGGTGCCCTCGTACCGCGGGAAAAACAGCAGGAAATGTTGGAGTGTATTCGAGCCGCGACGGATATGACACACCTCTCAATCAGCGGAAGTCTTCCACAGGGAATCGAGCCATCCTACTACGATGAAATTTTTGACATCTGCCGCGAACGGGGTATCCGCATCATACTGGATATCAGCTCCGCAAAGCTGCGCGATCTCCTGCACTGGAATCCGCTTCTGATCAAGCCAAATGACGAAGAGTTGGAAAAAATCTTCGGCATCCGAGTCAAGACAGAACAAGACATAACAGAGGCGCTTTCCTTTCTTCATGCCGAAGGAGCACAAAACGTACTGCTCACACTTGGTGAGCACGGTGCATATTTCTCTAACGGCAATGCAGTCTATTTCGCCTCGGCACGCCCCATTCAGCTGCTCAGTTCTGCCTGTGCAGGAGATGCGGCACTCGCCGCATTCCTGAGCATATGGCTGGAGCATCCGGAGAACGTAGCAGATGCGTTGAAAAACATGGCGGCTGTCGGTGCAAACGTCGCCGAGAGCAATGCTCTCGGAACCCTGTCAAGGGTGGACGAATACAAAAAAGATATTCAGGTAAGGAGGGTAAAATAA
- a CDS encoding PTS fructose transporter subunit IIC — protein MKKLLGVTGCPTGIAHTFMAAEALRRAAEAAGAEIKVETNGAIGVENALTAEEIAEADCIIVACDKKVEMDRFRGKPVLEVSVGHGIQHAAELVENALSGKVPVYGGTAPADATDEMFRLEGKSGAAHEIYKHLMNGVSHMIPFVVAGGVLIAVSFLWGIFSFDPNSDQYNPTAALLKQIGGYAMGLMVPVLAAYIAESIANRPGLVAGFVAGVIAAGTGSGFIGGILGGFLAGYLCKYLVRSLSGLPKEFEGLKSIFLVPLVSVAVIGAIMCLTADPIAAINASMMDFLSNLQNSNPIILGIVIGCMSAFDMGGPVNKAAYVTGTLLLGQGNYYFMAGVSAACITPPILIALATTIFRNKFTKNERAAGLVNYILGCTHITEGAIPFAAKSPLTVLPILMLGSSISAVLTYMMKIQVPAPHGGFLILALVDQPIAWVLCIFIGSLVGAVIYGLTRKKPEQE, from the coding sequence ATGAAAAAGCTATTAGGCGTCACAGGTTGTCCGACAGGCATCGCACATACCTTTATGGCTGCGGAAGCCCTGCGTCGCGCAGCAGAAGCGGCGGGCGCAGAAATAAAGGTGGAGACAAACGGTGCCATCGGCGTTGAGAATGCACTGACAGCGGAAGAGATCGCCGAAGCAGACTGCATTATTGTAGCCTGTGACAAAAAGGTGGAAATGGATCGTTTCCGCGGAAAACCCGTACTGGAGGTTTCTGTCGGACACGGCATTCAGCATGCTGCGGAACTCGTAGAGAATGCCCTGTCCGGAAAAGTCCCCGTATACGGAGGAACAGCGCCGGCAGATGCAACCGATGAAATGTTCCGTCTCGAAGGAAAATCGGGAGCTGCACATGAGATATACAAGCATCTCATGAACGGCGTCTCGCACATGATCCCGTTTGTTGTCGCGGGCGGCGTACTGATTGCGGTCTCATTCCTCTGGGGCATCTTTTCCTTTGATCCGAACTCGGATCAGTACAACCCCACTGCAGCACTTTTAAAACAGATTGGCGGCTACGCGATGGGGCTCATGGTTCCCGTCCTCGCGGCCTATATCGCCGAATCCATCGCCAATCGCCCGGGTCTTGTTGCCGGTTTTGTTGCAGGCGTCATTGCGGCGGGGACAGGCTCCGGATTCATTGGAGGTATTCTCGGGGGCTTCCTTGCCGGCTACCTCTGCAAATACCTCGTGCGTTCCCTGTCGGGTCTGCCCAAAGAATTTGAAGGTCTGAAATCCATCTTCCTCGTCCCGCTCGTCAGTGTCGCAGTGATTGGTGCGATCATGTGTCTCACTGCCGATCCTATTGCGGCAATCAATGCGTCAATGATGGACTTCCTCTCCAATCTGCAGAATTCCAATCCCATCATCCTCGGTATCGTCATCGGCTGTATGTCAGCGTTCGATATGGGGGGCCCCGTCAACAAGGCGGCCTATGTAACAGGAACGCTGCTTCTCGGACAGGGCAACTACTACTTTATGGCCGGTGTTTCGGCGGCCTGCATCACGCCCCCTATCCTCATCGCGCTGGCTACAACGATTTTCCGCAATAAGTTCACGAAGAACGAACGCGCCGCGGGTCTTGTCAACTATATTCTAGGCTGTACGCATATCACGGAGGGAGCAATTCCATTTGCGGCAAAGTCGCCGCTGACAGTTCTCCCGATTCTCATGCTGGGCTCGTCCATCTCGGCGGTTCTGACCTATATGATGAAGATCCAGGTTCCTGCCCCGCACGGCGGTTTCCTGATTCTCGCACTCGTAGATCAGCCAATCGCATGGGTGCTCTGCATTTTTATCGGCTCTTTGGTCGGAGCTGTGATTTATGGTCTCACAAGGAAAAAACCGGAACAGGAGTAA
- a CDS encoding MurR/RpiR family transcriptional regulator → MIIEITESIAGNLTQTEKAIVKYINQNETKLSRMSIVDIAFETFSSPSTVSRAIRKCGINGFNELRYKLMRPNTDRAIVSINEIMNKSLIEAEVLLERISLQNLLEIVRRIEQAKGSRVYVLARGLTSYVAKEFSLKLQLLDYDVMETDDPNIMKSITNHLSSTALVIIFSLNGQTEELVESARNAYSLGADVITCCCAEDSPLLPYSAKSLIGFKHKHVSIREYEVTSRVALSIMARMILDYLVQQNENKISYDY, encoded by the coding sequence ATGATCATCGAGATAACGGAATCAATCGCGGGAAATCTGACGCAAACAGAAAAAGCCATTGTCAAATATATCAACCAAAATGAGACAAAGCTCTCCCGTATGTCGATCGTTGACATTGCCTTTGAAACCTTTAGTTCACCCTCCACCGTTTCCCGTGCGATCCGCAAATGTGGAATCAACGGATTCAACGAGCTGCGCTACAAACTGATGCGTCCGAACACAGATCGGGCAATCGTCAGCATCAACGAGATCATGAACAAGTCCCTGATCGAAGCGGAGGTCCTGCTTGAGCGCATCTCCCTGCAAAATCTGCTTGAGATTGTCCGACGTATCGAACAGGCAAAGGGCTCTCGTGTGTACGTTTTGGCAAGAGGGCTGACTTCATACGTCGCAAAGGAATTCAGTCTGAAACTACAGCTGCTCGACTACGATGTGATGGAGACGGATGATCCGAACATCATGAAGAGCATCACGAACCACCTGTCCTCCACTGCGCTTGTCATTATCTTCTCCCTCAATGGACAAACAGAGGAGCTCGTCGAATCCGCACGCAATGCATACTCTCTGGGTGCGGATGTCATCACTTGCTGCTGTGCAGAGGACAGTCCGCTTCTGCCGTACTCTGCAAAGTCTCTGATTGGATTCAAGCACAAGCATGTATCCATTCGGGAGTATGAAGTCACCAGCCGCGTTGCTCTCAGTATTATGGCTCGCATGATTCTCGATTACCTCGTACAGCAGAACGAAAACAAAATCTCATACGATTATTGA
- the lgt gene encoding prolipoprotein diacylglyceryl transferase — translation MHQYLFYIGDFPIRSYGVVISLSILLATGVGYFLAKADGRGCEKHIPDLGIYCGIAGLLGARLWDVFFFDWDYYQHHLTEILNVWQGGMAIQGGVFLGVLVGILYSRKHGLDTIHFMDVAAPAIVLGQALGRCANLLNGDAFGAPTGSSFGILYPETTLAHHTYGAQPLWPAEVWEGQLDIVIFALLLIFRARGHARGQCFALYVMLYSLVRFALEYLRGDYTEKYLGLFTSAQMTSLGFGFVALAVFLWLGLRKEPAAEKENISSQEHNRHKKGRRGK, via the coding sequence TTGCATCAGTATCTCTTTTACATCGGCGACTTCCCCATCCGCTCCTACGGTGTTGTCATCTCCCTCTCAATTCTTCTCGCAACAGGCGTCGGCTACTTCCTTGCAAAGGCGGACGGACGCGGCTGCGAAAAGCACATCCCCGATCTCGGCATCTACTGCGGCATTGCGGGGCTCCTCGGTGCGCGGCTCTGGGATGTCTTCTTCTTTGACTGGGACTACTACCAACACCACCTGACCGAGATCCTGAACGTCTGGCAGGGCGGCATGGCGATCCAGGGCGGAGTCTTCCTCGGCGTGCTCGTCGGCATCCTCTACAGCCGGAAGCACGGGCTCGACACCATTCACTTTATGGACGTTGCCGCGCCCGCGATTGTCCTTGGGCAGGCACTCGGCCGCTGTGCGAACCTCCTCAACGGAGATGCCTTCGGTGCACCGACAGGCAGCAGCTTCGGCATTCTCTACCCCGAGACCACCCTCGCCCACCATACCTACGGCGCGCAGCCGCTTTGGCCGGCGGAAGTCTGGGAGGGACAGCTCGACATCGTCATCTTTGCCCTGCTGCTCATCTTCCGTGCACGAGGGCACGCACGCGGACAGTGCTTCGCCCTCTACGTCATGCTCTACAGTCTCGTGCGCTTCGCACTCGAATATCTGCGCGGCGACTACACGGAGAAGTACCTCGGGCTCTTCACCAGCGCACAGATGACCAGCCTCGGCTTCGGATTCGTTGCGCTTGCGGTTTTTCTCTGGCTGGGACTGCGGAAAGAGCCTGCGGCAGAGAAGGAAAACATCTCCTCACAGGAACACAATCGGCACAAAAAGGGAAGACGGGGAAAATAA
- a CDS encoding phosphoribosyltransferase family protein, translating into MAKRFYDLTVAGCKRRLSILNLNENLAIAGFIMLGDVELCENCARELAKKIPAETEIIMTAETKGIPLAAELARQLGMPYYITARKSVKAYMEDPIWVEDESITTLGKQRLYLMNTDIERIEGRKVLLLDDVISTGGSMTALGNLAKKAGAHVIGQAAVLAEGDAAKRTDIIFLEALPLFEAE; encoded by the coding sequence ATGGCAAAACGCTTCTACGATCTCACCGTCGCAGGCTGCAAACGCAGGCTCTCCATTCTCAACCTCAACGAGAACCTCGCGATTGCGGGCTTTATCATGCTCGGCGATGTCGAACTCTGCGAAAACTGCGCGCGCGAACTCGCCAAAAAAATTCCTGCCGAGACCGAGATCATCATGACTGCCGAGACGAAGGGCATCCCCCTCGCGGCGGAGCTTGCACGCCAGCTCGGAATGCCCTACTACATCACGGCGCGCAAATCCGTCAAGGCATACATGGAGGATCCCATCTGGGTTGAGGACGAGTCCATCACGACACTGGGAAAGCAGCGTCTCTACCTGATGAATACGGACATTGAGCGCATCGAGGGGCGCAAGGTGCTCCTCCTCGACGATGTCATCAGCACAGGAGGCTCCATGACGGCACTCGGAAATCTCGCGAAGAAGGCGGGTGCGCATGTCATTGGACAGGCCGCCGTGCTTGCCGAGGGTGACGCTGCAAAGCGGACAGACATCATCTTCCTCGAGGCTCTGCCGCTCTTTGAAGCAGAATAG
- a CDS encoding aspartate aminotransferase family protein: protein MDTVSPNENSYIGAAAILEKKQKYIMPCLGHFYSEPRQIVRGEMQYLYDSAGRKYLDCFAGVSVINCGHCNPAINNAVTEQLNTLQHVCNIYLTENFVNLAEQLARITPGKLQKSFFCSTGTEANEGAALLAEIATGSSEFIALRGGLHGRTKLTMSLTGISMWRTDPNPVGGIHFVKNPYCYRCPHRHSPEECGIDCTYELEETIKSVTSGRPAAFIAETIQGNAGIIVPPKNYFKRVKEILDHYGVLFIADEVQTGFARTGRMFAIEHFGVTPDIMTMAKALGNGAPISAFIATPEVADTYTKPGASTLGGNPVSTTAGLQVIRYIEEHDLMGNAERRGKQLRAGLREIQKWHPIIGDVRGLGLMVGAEFVHADKSPAAAELDLVLEELKNRGFIVGKNGIGRNVMAFQPPLIITEENVNDALNAVELVLTEKGF, encoded by the coding sequence ATGGATACAGTTTCCCCAAACGAGAACAGCTACATCGGCGCTGCCGCCATCCTTGAAAAGAAGCAGAAATACATTATGCCCTGTCTCGGGCATTTCTACAGTGAACCGCGCCAGATCGTGCGCGGCGAGATGCAGTACCTCTATGACAGTGCGGGCAGGAAGTATCTCGACTGCTTCGCAGGGGTCTCCGTCATCAACTGCGGGCACTGCAACCCCGCGATCAACAATGCAGTCACAGAGCAGCTGAACACGCTCCAACATGTCTGCAACATCTACCTCACGGAGAACTTCGTCAATCTCGCCGAGCAGCTGGCACGCATTACGCCGGGAAAACTCCAAAAGAGCTTTTTCTGCTCCACGGGCACGGAGGCAAACGAGGGCGCGGCACTGCTCGCCGAGATCGCCACGGGCAGCAGTGAGTTCATTGCCCTGCGCGGGGGGCTCCACGGACGCACGAAGCTCACGATGAGCCTCACGGGCATCTCCATGTGGCGCACCGACCCAAATCCCGTCGGCGGCATCCACTTTGTCAAAAATCCCTACTGCTACCGCTGCCCGCACAGGCACTCTCCCGAGGAGTGCGGGATCGACTGCACGTACGAGCTCGAGGAGACGATCAAGAGCGTCACCTCGGGGCGCCCCGCAGCCTTCATCGCCGAGACGATTCAGGGCAATGCGGGCATCATCGTGCCGCCGAAGAACTACTTTAAGCGCGTCAAGGAGATTCTCGACCACTACGGCGTGCTCTTCATCGCGGACGAGGTGCAGACGGGCTTTGCACGCACGGGCAGGATGTTCGCCATCGAGCATTTCGGTGTCACGCCCGACATTATGACCATGGCGAAGGCACTCGGCAACGGTGCACCCATCAGCGCATTCATCGCCACGCCTGAGGTCGCAGATACCTACACGAAGCCCGGTGCATCGACCCTCGGCGGCAACCCCGTCTCCACAACAGCAGGACTGCAGGTCATCCGCTATATCGAGGAGCACGATCTCATGGGGAATGCCGAGCGACGCGGAAAGCAGCTTCGTGCGGGGCTGCGTGAGATCCAGAAGTGGCATCCCATCATCGGCGATGTGCGCGGACTGGGGCTGATGGTCGGCGCCGAGTTCGTCCATGCAGACAAATCCCCTGCCGCCGCCGAACTGGATCTCGTGCTCGAAGAGCTCAAGAACAGGGGCTTTATCGTCGGCAAGAACGGCATCGGACGCAATGTCATGGCGTTCCAGCCACCGCTCATCATCACTGAGGAGAACGTGAACGACGCACTCAATGCTGTGGAACTCGTACTGACCGAGAAAGGATTCTGA
- a CDS encoding peptidase U32 family protein, which translates to MLLHRKSVELLAPAGTWDAMTAAIAAGADAVYLGGKHFNMRLHEGNFNFDDERLKAAVDYAHAHNVELYVTLNNLISNEELPALRDYLSYLNEIRPDAILVQDFAVLELVHEMGISVPLHTSVMMNTHNEHAIEKLKEYGITRIVVGREMTLSELALFRARTGIEVEYFMHGDMCISESGQCIHSGVLFGQSGNRGRCMKICRWPFALINEETGAVLDADSPGPYKLALKDMCMYRSIPALIQAGVYSFKIEGRMRSPEFIARLVSTYRRAIDAYIADPNGYTTDEEGWRTLYDNRVRDYTTTFAFGQPTAVDIGMTGEREPRFFSQAVEEAGFADEVLRAERPIEKENAPSRHLSVRVGTVDAARAAIDAGADTVYVGGETFRPHRPWKLADYEDLVRYAAGRARVVVNTPRTTMRRECGELEQFFTSLNDIAVDGIMVGNLGTLKLARTLTKLPVQADHSFNLFNHLAVTFLAENGLTMAAASYELSFQQLREIVENAVLPIEAVVHGAYESMICDYNFPAMSLRDYSDLSAPELMDTHYAFRDEAGGVHSIRVDQYGRNHIYFAKDLCLYPYLDKFNGLGSYRIEAQDYTAEATEGIVRIYRAALDRLAAGSDGYRAADFDHLTEITPRPLGIGTYRFRQSRNSI; encoded by the coding sequence ATGCTGTTACACCGAAAATCCGTCGAACTGCTTGCCCCTGCGGGGACGTGGGATGCCATGACCGCAGCGATTGCAGCAGGTGCGGATGCTGTCTATCTCGGCGGCAAACATTTTAATATGCGGCTGCACGAAGGCAACTTCAACTTTGACGACGAGCGCCTGAAGGCGGCTGTCGACTACGCGCACGCGCACAACGTCGAGCTCTATGTCACGCTCAACAACCTCATCAGCAACGAGGAACTGCCAGCTCTGCGCGACTATCTTTCCTATCTCAATGAGATCCGTCCGGACGCGATCCTTGTGCAGGACTTTGCTGTGCTCGAGCTCGTACACGAGATGGGCATTTCCGTTCCCCTGCATACCTCCGTCATGATGAATACGCACAACGAGCACGCGATCGAGAAGCTCAAGGAGTACGGCATTACGCGTATTGTGGTCGGACGTGAGATGACGCTCTCCGAGCTCGCGCTCTTCCGCGCACGCACAGGCATCGAGGTCGAATACTTCATGCACGGTGATATGTGCATCTCCGAGAGCGGGCAGTGCATCCACTCGGGCGTGCTCTTCGGACAGAGCGGCAACCGCGGCCGCTGCATGAAGATCTGCCGCTGGCCGTTTGCCCTCATCAACGAGGAGACGGGCGCAGTGCTCGATGCGGACAGCCCCGGTCCGTACAAGCTTGCACTGAAGGACATGTGCATGTATCGCTCCATCCCCGCGCTGATCCAGGCGGGGGTCTACTCGTTCAAGATCGAAGGCCGCATGCGCTCGCCCGAGTTCATCGCACGTCTTGTCTCCACGTACCGCAGGGCGATTGACGCGTATATCGCCGATCCGAACGGCTACACGACGGATGAGGAGGGTTGGCGCACGCTCTACGACAACCGCGTGCGCGACTACACGACGACGTTCGCATTCGGGCAGCCGACTGCCGTCGACATTGGCATGACAGGCGAGCGAGAGCCGCGCTTCTTCAGCCAGGCGGTTGAGGAGGCGGGCTTTGCGGACGAGGTGCTGCGCGCTGAGCGCCCGATCGAAAAGGAAAATGCACCGAGCCGTCATCTGAGCGTACGCGTCGGCACCGTCGATGCTGCGCGGGCAGCAATTGACGCGGGCGCAGATACGGTCTACGTCGGCGGTGAGACGTTCCGCCCCCACCGCCCGTGGAAACTCGCGGACTATGAGGATCTCGTCCGTTATGCAGCAGGCCGTGCGCGCGTCGTCGTAAACACGCCGCGCACGACCATGCGGCGCGAATGCGGCGAACTCGAACAGTTCTTCACTTCACTGAACGACATCGCTGTTGACGGCATCATGGTCGGCAACCTCGGCACACTGAAGCTTGCGCGCACGCTCACGAAGCTGCCCGTACAGGCAGATCACTCGTTCAACCTATTCAACCATCTCGCCGTCACCTTCCTCGCAGAGAACGGTCTCACGATGGCGGCAGCCTCCTATGAGCTGTCCTTTCAGCAGCTGCGTGAAATCGTTGAGAATGCTGTACTGCCGATCGAGGCGGTCGTCCACGGAGCCTACGAGTCCATGATCTGTGACTACAACTTCCCCGCGATGTCGCTCAGGGACTACAGTGATCTTTCCGCACCGGAACTGATGGACACACACTATGCGTTCCGCGACGAGGCGGGCGGCGTACACTCCATCCGCGTTGACCAGTACGGGCGCAATCACATCTACTTTGCAAAGGATCTCTGCCTCTATCCCTACCTCGATAAATTCAACGGACTCGGTTCCTACCGCATTGAGGCGCAGGACTACACGGCGGAGGCAACCGAAGGGATCGTCCGCATCTACCGCGCTGCACTCGACCGTCTCGCTGCGGGCAGCGACGGCTATCGGGCGGCGGATTTCGACCATCTGACAGAGATCACGCCGCGCCCCCTCGGCATCGGCACCTACCGTTTCCGTCAGAGCCGCAATTCCATCTGA
- a CDS encoding NADH-quinone oxidoreductase subunit A gives MGEFGSLGIFLLVALLFPVMALGPAFLLQPKQPSPQKYIPYECGVDPIGSPYVQFRAGYFLYALLFIVFDIETVFLYPWAVEFQMLGLFALLEMFVFVGILALGLGYAWRKGDLTWR, from the coding sequence ATGGGAGAGTTTGGAAGTCTGGGAATCTTTTTGCTGGTGGCACTGCTGTTCCCCGTCATGGCGCTCGGACCTGCGTTCCTCTTGCAGCCGAAGCAGCCGTCGCCGCAGAAGTACATTCCCTACGAGTGCGGTGTCGATCCGATCGGTTCGCCGTATGTGCAGTTCCGAGCGGGATATTTCCTCTACGCGCTGCTGTTCATCGTCTTTGACATCGAGACGGTGTTTCTCTATCCGTGGGCGGTGGAGTTCCAGATGCTCGGGCTGTTCGCACTGCTCGAGATGTTTGTCTTTGTCGGCATCCTTGCACTGGGGCTCGGCTATGCGTGGCGAAAGGGGGATCTGACATGGAGATAG
- a CDS encoding NADH-quinone oxidoreductase subunit B yields MEIAERVPESLRQNVLVLKLDELLRWAHASSIWPLSSGLACCAIEMMSTATARFDLARFGYEVFRPCPRQADLLIVAGTLTWKMADPIVRLYEEMPEPKYVIAMGACTIAGGPFADSYAVVPGVDEILPVDVYIPGCPPRPEALIDGMLKLREKILHPERVRAERAFWAEQAEKKAVNA; encoded by the coding sequence ATGGAGATAGCGGAGCGCGTTCCCGAGAGTTTGCGGCAGAATGTACTCGTGCTCAAACTCGATGAACTCCTGCGCTGGGCACATGCAAGCTCGATTTGGCCGTTGTCCTCGGGGCTTGCCTGCTGTGCGATCGAGATGATGAGCACGGCGACGGCGCGGTTCGATCTCGCGCGGTTCGGCTACGAGGTGTTTCGCCCCTGTCCGCGGCAGGCGGATCTCCTCATCGTCGCAGGCACGCTGACGTGGAAGATGGCGGATCCGATCGTGCGCCTCTACGAGGAGATGCCTGAGCCGAAATATGTGATTGCGATGGGCGCGTGTACGATTGCGGGAGGGCCCTTTGCGGACTCCTATGCAGTTGTGCCGGGCGTGGATGAGATCCTGCCCGTGGATGTCTATATCCCCGGCTGCCCGCCGCGCCCCGAGGCATTGATCGACGGCATGCTGAAGCTGCGTGAGAAGATCCTCCATCCGGAGCGCGTGCGTGCCGAGCGTGCATTCTGGGCGGAGCAGGCGGAAAAGAAGGCGGTGAACGCATGA
- a CDS encoding NADH-quinone oxidoreductase subunit C, which yields MRKNYVSPDALAGIKLAFPNAEYDAETERPAVFIAADELIALLTFLRDDSNLQLTRAENVTAVDWKDHFEMVYHLFAPVPLHWLTVKVALDHDAPVIPSATAVFPGVEFEEREVYDLMGIVFTGHPDLRRVFHVDSFVGHPLRKDFVPPPPPNIPRIRKEGF from the coding sequence ATGAGGAAAAACTATGTATCTCCGGATGCGCTCGCCGGCATCAAACTCGCCTTTCCAAATGCAGAGTACGACGCGGAGACCGAGCGTCCTGCCGTCTTTATCGCTGCGGATGAGCTGATCGCACTGCTGACGTTTCTGCGTGACGACAGCAACCTGCAGCTGACGCGCGCGGAGAATGTGACGGCAGTCGACTGGAAGGATCACTTCGAGATGGTCTACCACCTCTTCGCCCCCGTTCCCCTGCATTGGCTGACGGTGAAGGTGGCACTGGATCACGATGCTCCCGTCATTCCGTCGGCGACGGCGGTGTTCCCGGGCGTGGAATTCGAGGAGCGCGAGGTCTATGACCTTATGGGGATTGTCTTTACGGGGCATCCCGATCTCCGGCGCGTGTTCCACGTGGACAGCTTTGTCGGGCACCCGCTGCGCAAGGACTTTGTTCCCCCGCCGCCCCCGAACATCCCGCGCATACGGAAGGAGGGCTTCTGA